The DNA window GCATATGCAGTCTTTACCTcttattcctttttctgtttgtgttgCACTGCACCACCTTCCCTGACCCTCCCGATCCTTGCTATATACAtctatgttttcatatttgcttcattttcttatttataggtCTGTAGTCCTGGCAGCCATTGTGTTAGGAATATTGTATGTGGAAGTGACTCAACTGCTTTTGGTGACCCCAgtaaaatgcatatttaataaTGACCCTGAGAAGGAATTGGGGGATACCTTGTTTTCACAATGTGAATAGCCTTgattaattaatcattttaatgtaGAACTTTATTAACATTCTCATTTTAgtttcttgttattttcttttgtctgaaaACATTCTAGTGGATAAATCAATGGATAGAGCAAATCACTCTGTGGTGTCAGAGTTTGTGTTCCTGGGACTCACCGATTCCTGGGAGATCCAACTTCTCCTCTTGGTGTTCTCCTCTACGTTTTATGTGGCAAGCATGATGGGAAACTCCCTCATAATGCTCACTGTGATTTCTGACCCTCACTTACACTCCCCCATGTACTTTCTGTTGGCCAACCTCTCCTTCATTGACCTGGGAGTTTCTTGTGTCATTTCTCCGAAGATGATTTATGACCTTTTCAGAAAGCGTAAGGTCATCTCCTTTGGTGGCTGCATCACTCAAATCTTCTTCATCCACGTCATTGGTGGCGTGGAGATGGTGCTGCTCATCGCCATGGCCTTTGACAGATATGTTGCCATATGCAAGCCTCTGCACTATTTGACTATTATGAAccgaaaaatgtgtattttgcttaCAGTTGCTGCCTGGGTAATTGGCTTGACCCACTCTGTGATTCAACTGGTTTTTGTAATAACATTGCCATTCTGTGGCCCTAATGTGTTAGACAGCTTTTATTGTGACTTTCCTCGGTTCATCAGACTTGCCTGCACAGACACCTACCGTCTAGAGTTCATGGTCATAG is part of the Neofelis nebulosa isolate mNeoNeb1 chromosome 7, mNeoNeb1.pri, whole genome shotgun sequence genome and encodes:
- the LOC131516816 gene encoding olfactory receptor 4F3/4F16/4F29-like; this encodes MDRANHSVVSEFVFLGLTDSWEIQLLLLVFSSTFYVASMMGNSLIMLTVISDPHLHSPMYFLLANLSFIDLGVSCVISPKMIYDLFRKRKVISFGGCITQIFFIHVIGGVEMVLLIAMAFDRYVAICKPLHYLTIMNRKMCILLTVAAWVIGLTHSVIQLVFVITLPFCGPNVLDSFYCDFPRFIRLACTDTYRLEFMVIANSGFISLGSFFMLIVSYISILITVRKHSSAGTTKALSTLSTHVMVVILFFGPCIFVYIWPHPTSHLDKNLAVFDAVLTPFFNSVIYTFRNKEMKVAMRKVCSRFIIYRRIS